Genomic window (Pyrus communis chromosome 13, drPyrComm1.1, whole genome shotgun sequence):
GTTTTCGTGTTTGAAGAGCGCGAAAGCAACATGACAAAGCGATCTTTTACTCGTTATGTTGAGCAAGAGCTGGGCAGGCTGCCACATTTCGTGGTCTACGCTTTGCTCGAATGGACGCTGATCATTCTGCTCTTCGTTGACGGGTTCCTTGCGTTTGCTGCCAATGAATTCTCCAAGTTCTTCGAGCTGCAAATCCCCTGCTGGCTCTGCACCAGAATCGATCACATTCTCGTACATAGAGACCAAGATTTCTATTACAATGACTCCATTTGTGAGGCTCATAGGAAAGATGTTTCGTATCTTGCTTATTGCCACAACCACAAGAAACTGTCTGATATAAGAAAAATGTGCGAGGCGTGCCTTCTTTCGTTCGCTACGGAGAAAGAATCTGACTGCGATACGTACAAGTCCTTAGTTGGGATCTTGCACAAGGATCTTGAGTGCTTCGTCGAGGATGATCACCACCAAATTCAGCTGAGTGTGCCTGCGGCAAGGACGTGGGAGGAGGGGGCAGGGCAGGTTGAGAAGAGCAACAGCATTGTTTGCATTTCATGTTCGTGTTGTGGCGTGCCATTGAAGATGAGCTCCACTTCCAACTCCTACCCGAAGGGGAAAAATGGCAGCGCATTAGCACAAGCTCCCGCGCCTTCTCCACGAGCACCCTTGAGAAGTGATGATCGCAGCTTGGACTTGCCCCACATTCGGTACACTGAACTCAAACTCATGTCGGACAATGAGTCCGAGCTTCCAGAGGACGAGTATGAATCACAACCACCTAATCGTGTCTCTCAGTGTGAGTTAAACGTAAAAACTTGACATACATTATCTGCTCAAGTCcttgtaaatttatttatatgccttcattctcttttgatttattcagtCGAAAGGccatattcattttcttttgatttattcagtCGAAAGGCCATATACAAGCATAGCCGTGCAAAAATTACTTCCCAAACTTGTTTAAGTgtcgtttttttcttttctttttttctgattttcgCAACCATGAACTGATTCGGAGGATGGAATTTGTGCAGCAGTCAAGGAAGATCCCAAAGCTGCAACAGTGCCATTGTTGACAGAAGGTGAAGATTTGGCTGATGATGCAAACAGGACTCCTCTTTTTGGTAAAGGAAATAGGTTTTTCGGAATCCCACTTACAGATTCAGCTACAAACAGTCCTAGGGTGGCAATGAGGATTTCAAGGAAATCGCCACTTGAAAAAACCGGCGAGTATGCCTTAGAATCTGTCGAGGGAAGCACTTCAAATGAGGCAGAGTGTGATTCCATTTTGCACCGGTTGAAGAGGCAGGTCCGGTTAGATAGGAAGTCGCTGATAGCATTGTACATGGAGCTAGACGAAGAAAGAAGCGCTTCGGCTGTGGCAGCGAACAATGCAATGGCTATGATCACCCGGCTACAAGCAGAGAAGGCTGCTGTTCAGATGGAAGCCTTGCAGTATCAaagaatgatggaggaacaggCGGAGTACGACCAAGAAGCACTGGAAGCGACGTATGATCTGCTTGCCAAGAGAGAGGAGGAGCTCAGACTTATAGAAGCTGAAGTAGAGGCGTATAGAGAAAAATACGGATTGCTGAAGGAATTCACCTACGAATCTGGTGATGAGGGCAGAGGGAAAAATGACTGCGGCAGTTCTCCCGGCGAGCCTAATGGcgaaaacacacaaaatgatCAATCAAAGGAGGAGAACTTAGAGGGAGCCCTTGCTGAATCTTTGAAGCCTCTGAAGGGGGAGAAAACCTACCTCCTGGGTCGGTTGAAGAAACTCGATAAGAAAACCAACTCCGCTAAGGGGTTCTATTCTTTGCAGGGCCCTGACGGTCTGAATCATACGGATGATGAGATAGGTAACATATTCGAACATACACACATGAGGTCACGCGTACACATTACATACATATTTATGTACACGCACACGCTTACACGCGCAGAAGTACAATACGAGCATGTCATCTCTTTTGTATTTCGAACAAATGACCGATTTATGCTTCGAATATGGCAGGAAATGGAAGTAAAGCTGCTCTAACAAGGCAATTGTCGTTGTTGTCTCATCTTAGTGAAAGGGTGAAGGCCCTTGAGTCAGACACAGGATTCCTAGAGCATGCAGCTAAGACACTTGAGAAACATAGTGAAGGAACAAAACTTTTGACAGAGATAACTCAAAACTTACAGAAGCTTCGGCATCTCGTCATGATGCCCCCGGAGGAAAACAGCGGGTTACCGTAAATATTTCGTCGTCCTAATAGTCCCGAACTTCCGATGGTAAAATTGCTTATAATCCTCTTACCAATTCTACTACTTCTACATGGTTTACAGGATAGCATTTTTCTCTTTGATCGGATAGCTTGAAATTTCAACTCATTTGTAATTGTTTTGCGTTTATAAGGATGCAAGGATATTGTTGGCCATGCCAGAGAAGGTAGAAAAGGTGAGGCCAAAACGTCACAGCTGAGGAGCAAACCCCGCCGCGGAGGACCAGGCGAACCTCCGCAGACGGATCGCTCGAAGTATACATGTTTCTTGTCCACCAGAGAGTTTTTCTGTTACACTAGAGTTGTTGCTTCATGTATGGATCccaaagcatatgaattttCTGTGCTCGTATTCTCTTTCTAAATAGAGTTTTTCTCTCTCCATGGAGCCACGTCGGTATCCCGACaagtaaatcttgaaaaaacacTTGGATAACCACCTAATTCGACAGCTTAAGAACATAATTGAAAATGGAAACAATCTTTCCGTTCACCCAAAACTGAAAGCATCTCATAAAGAATATGTTATTGCTGTTTCCGTCGTTCGTTTCAACTATTTTGGTACATGACACAAGTCTTACTTGAAATAATCCTATAACTCACATGAATTAAGCAGCAGGAACAACTTTAACCAAAAGAATGATATGTTTTCTTTCCGTCTCTTTCTCAACTAAACATCAAAACTCATCTTCTTTGTGAGACAAATCTACAAAAAGCAACACGACACGAGAAGATTGCTAATAGGCGGTAAGCTATGAGgattacaaaaaataatctGGAGTTCTGCGTGTTGTATCAGGTTCGACCTGACGCGGTGCTGGGTCAAACTGAAGGAAATTCTGGTCCATATTCTCTCCTATCTCAAGAATTGCAGCCATATTTCCACAGCGATAGCAGTAATTTGGAGCACTAAACACCGTCA
Coding sequences:
- the LOC137712585 gene encoding probable myosin-binding protein 5 isoform X1, with amino-acid sequence MVVFVFEERESNMTKRSFTRYVEQELGRLPHFVVYALLEWTLIILLFVDGFLAFAANEFSKFFELQIPCWLCTRIDHILVHRDQDFYYNDSICEAHRKDVSYLAYCHNHKKLSDIRKMCEACLLSFATEKESDCDTYKSLVGILHKDLECFVEDDHHQIQLSVPAARTWEEGAGQVEKSNSIVCISCSCCGVPLKMSSTSNSYPKGKNGSALAQAPAPSPRAPLRSDDRSLDLPHIRYTELKLMSDNESELPEDEYESQPPNRVSQSVKEDPKAATVPLLTEGEDLADDANRTPLFGKGNRFFGIPLTDSATNSPRVAMRISRKSPLEKTGEYALESVEGSTSNEAECDSILHRLKRQVRLDRKSLIALYMELDEERSASAVAANNAMAMITRLQAEKAAVQMEALQYQRMMEEQAEYDQEALEATYDLLAKREEELRLIEAEVEAYREKYGLLKEFTYESGDEGRGKNDCGSSPGEPNGENTQNDQSKEENLEGALAESLKPLKGEKTYLLGRLKKLDKKTNSAKGFYSLQGPDGLNHTDDEIGNGSKAALTRQLSLLSHLSERVKALESDTGFLEHAAKTLEKHSEGTKLLTEITQNLQKLRHLVMMPPEENSGLP
- the LOC137712585 gene encoding probable myosin-binding protein 5 isoform X2, yielding MVVFVFEERESNMTKRSFTRYVEQELGRLPHFVVYALLEWTLIILLFVDGFLAFAANEFSKFFELQIPCWLCTRIDHILVHRDQDFYYNDSICEAHRKDVSYLAYCHNHKKLSDIRKMCEACLLSFATEKESDCDTYKSLVGILHKDLECFVEDDHHQIQLSVPAARTWEEGAGQVEKSNSIVCISCSCCGVPLKMSSTSNSYPKGKNGSALAQAPAPSPRAPLRSDDRSLDLPHIRYTELKLMSDNESELPEDEYESQPPNRVSQFKEDPKAATVPLLTEGEDLADDANRTPLFGKGNRFFGIPLTDSATNSPRVAMRISRKSPLEKTGEYALESVEGSTSNEAECDSILHRLKRQVRLDRKSLIALYMELDEERSASAVAANNAMAMITRLQAEKAAVQMEALQYQRMMEEQAEYDQEALEATYDLLAKREEELRLIEAEVEAYREKYGLLKEFTYESGDEGRGKNDCGSSPGEPNGENTQNDQSKEENLEGALAESLKPLKGEKTYLLGRLKKLDKKTNSAKGFYSLQGPDGLNHTDDEIGNGSKAALTRQLSLLSHLSERVKALESDTGFLEHAAKTLEKHSEGTKLLTEITQNLQKLRHLVMMPPEENSGLP